A single Populus alba chromosome 7, ASM523922v2, whole genome shotgun sequence DNA region contains:
- the LOC118047762 gene encoding salicylic acid-binding protein 2: MQELTIIKTTMVETKNQKHFVLVHGACHGAWCWQKFKTLLESASNRVTVLDLAASGANMKAIQDVETLDEYTKPLLEFLASLQPREKVILVGHSLGGLNLALAMEKFPEKIAVAVFLSAFMPDTTHKPSFVLDQYNERTPAEAWLDTQFLPYSSSQCHLTTMFFGPKFLSSKLYQLSPPEDLEQAKTMVRPGSLFLYDLSKANSFSTTGYGSVKRVYVMCDEDLAIPVEFQRWMIENSAVEEVMEIKGADHMAMLSKPQELFHCLSEIANKHA, translated from the exons ATGCAGGAGCTTACCATCATCAAAACAACAATGGTAGAGACCAAGAATCAGAAGCATTTTGTTCTAGTACATGGAGCTTGCCATGGGGCTTGGTGCTGGCAGAAGTTCAAAACGCTGCTCGAGTCAGCAAGTAACAGGGTCACGGTGCTTGACCTTGCTGCTTCAGGCGCCAACATGAAGGCAATCCAAGATGTAGAAACACTTGATGAATATACGAAGCCTTTGTTGGAGTTTCTGGCCTCATTACAACCGAGGGAGAAGGTTATTCTAGTAGGACACAGCCTTGGAGGTTTGAATTTGGCTCTTGCTATGGAAAAGTTCCCAGAGAAGATTGCTGTTGCTGTTTTCTTATCAGCTTTCATGCCAGATACCACACACAAGCCATCATTTGTCTTGGATCAG TATAACGAGAGGACCCCGGCGGAGGCCTGGCTGGACACTCAATTTTTACCATACAGCAGCTCTCAATGTCATCTCACAACAATGTTTTTTGGACCCAAATTCTTATCCTCCAAGCTCTATCAGCTAAGCCCACCTGAG GATCTTGAGCAAGCAAAGACTATGGTAAGGCCAGGATCACTGTTTCTGTATGATTTGTCAAAGGCAAACAGTTTCTCCACGACGGGCTATGGATCAGTCAAACGAGTATATGTTATGTGCGATGAAGATTTAGCGATACCAGTAGAGTTTCAACGCTGGATGATTGAAAACAGTGCTGTTGAAGAAGTTATGGAAATTAAAGGTGCAGACCATATGGCTATGCTTAGCAAGCCACAAGAACTCTTCCATTGTCTCTCAGAGATAGCAAATAAACATGCTTAA